One genomic region from Listeria monocytogenes encodes:
- the deoD gene encoding purine-nucleoside phosphorylase produces MSVHIEAKQGEIAETILLPGDPLRAKYIAETFLEDVVLFNQVRGMLGFTGTYKGEKVSVMGTGMGIPSISIYVNELIQSYDVKNLIRVGTMGGIQADVKVRDVVIAQAASTDSQINRNTFAGVDFAPVADFSLLKKAYDAGIEKGLSLKVGNVFSADRFYNDQLDKQQLADYGVLGIDMEAAALYTLAQKYGRRALAILTVSDHIFTGEETSAEERQTTFNDMIVVALEAAIK; encoded by the coding sequence ATGAGCGTACATATCGAAGCGAAACAAGGCGAAATTGCAGAAACGATTTTATTACCAGGGGATCCGTTAAGAGCAAAATACATTGCGGAAACATTTTTGGAAGATGTCGTTTTATTCAACCAAGTGCGAGGAATGCTAGGATTTACTGGTACATATAAGGGCGAAAAAGTTTCTGTTATGGGAACAGGGATGGGTATTCCATCTATTTCGATTTATGTAAATGAATTAATCCAAAGCTATGATGTGAAAAATTTGATTCGTGTTGGTACTATGGGTGGAATTCAAGCGGACGTAAAAGTACGTGATGTTGTCATTGCACAAGCGGCTTCAACGGATTCGCAAATTAATCGCAATACTTTTGCAGGAGTGGATTTTGCGCCAGTAGCAGATTTTTCTCTTCTAAAAAAAGCCTATGACGCTGGTATCGAAAAAGGATTATCTCTTAAAGTAGGGAATGTTTTTTCTGCGGACCGTTTTTATAATGATCAGCTGGACAAACAACAATTAGCTGATTATGGTGTACTCGGGATCGACATGGAAGCAGCGGCACTTTATACATTAGCGCAAAAATATGGCCGTCGCGCTTTGGCAATCTTAACTGTGAGTGATCATATTTTTACGGGGGAAGAAACATCTGCTGAAGAGCGTCAAACCACTTTTAATGATATGATTGTTGTAGCACTTGAAGCTGCAATAAAATAA
- the trhA gene encoding PAQR family membrane homeostasis protein TrhA, whose translation MNVTSYNWKEEVANAITHGIGFILSIPALVLLIIFAAGKDNPLYLTSFLIYGISLMLLYICSTLLHSFKPCKARTVFNIMDHAAIYVLIAGSYTPFVLITIQGTLGWTLFGVIWGLAIAGIIYKIFMTGKLKLLSTSVYLLMGWMVMFAIKPLYAGLTPTGFWLLATGGIMFTVGAVFYSIPRVPYMHAIWHLFVIAGTAFMYFCILFYV comes from the coding sequence ATGAATGTCACTTCTTACAATTGGAAAGAAGAAGTAGCCAATGCTATAACGCATGGTATTGGGTTTATTCTTAGTATTCCCGCGCTCGTCTTACTTATAATATTCGCCGCCGGAAAAGATAATCCTCTCTATTTAACAAGTTTTTTAATTTATGGAATTTCCCTCATGTTGCTTTATATTTGTTCCACCCTGCTTCATAGTTTTAAACCTTGCAAGGCGCGGACGGTTTTTAACATTATGGACCACGCTGCGATTTATGTATTAATTGCTGGCAGTTATACGCCATTTGTTTTGATTACGATTCAAGGGACACTCGGCTGGACGCTATTTGGTGTCATTTGGGGCCTCGCAATTGCTGGGATTATTTATAAGATATTTATGACAGGCAAATTAAAACTTTTGTCGACAAGTGTCTACTTACTTATGGGATGGATGGTTATGTTCGCCATTAAACCACTTTATGCTGGGCTTACACCAACTGGTTTTTGGTTACTTGCAACTGGTGGCATTATGTTTACAGTAGGTGCTGTTTTTTACAGTATCCCTCGTGTTCCTTATATGCACGCGATTTGGCATTTATTTGTTATCGCGGGAACCGCTTTTATGTATTTCTGTATTTTATTTTATGTTTAA
- a CDS encoding YpmS family protein — MQRETRSAPKKTKRNYWKWVCIILISVLLISSGWIYVAVFKLSPQDEPTPSLISNKSMVEFQTSTTKADLNQLISSYIEDFSKEQDIGYKVFVANNVNFTAEAEIFGEPVELRLKFSPEVVDNGNVELTLKDMSVGALPLPVSYVMNYVSKNYKFPDWVTIMPKKEKIYLSLDKLKLQGDTKVRADTLNLKKDDISFTLLVPVK; from the coding sequence GTGCAGAGAGAAACACGATCGGCTCCAAAAAAAACAAAACGCAATTATTGGAAATGGGTTTGTATTATATTAATTAGTGTACTTCTTATTTCATCTGGCTGGATTTACGTAGCAGTATTCAAACTTAGTCCACAAGATGAACCCACGCCATCCCTTATTAGCAATAAATCAATGGTTGAATTTCAAACAAGTACAACGAAAGCAGATTTAAATCAATTGATTAGTTCCTATATAGAAGACTTTAGCAAAGAGCAAGATATTGGTTATAAAGTGTTCGTAGCAAATAACGTTAATTTTACTGCAGAAGCCGAAATCTTTGGTGAACCAGTCGAACTACGGTTGAAATTTTCACCCGAAGTAGTAGATAATGGAAATGTTGAATTGACGCTCAAAGACATGTCAGTTGGCGCTTTGCCACTACCGGTGTCTTATGTAATGAATTATGTAAGCAAAAATTATAAATTCCCTGATTGGGTGACAATTATGCCTAAAAAGGAAAAAATCTATCTTTCCCTAGATAAACTAAAACTTCAAGGCGACACAAAAGTACGTGCTGATACGCTAAATTTGAAGAAAGACGATATTTCGTTTACACTTTTAGTACCAGTTAAGTAA
- the msrA gene encoding peptide-methionine (S)-S-oxide reductase MsrA, with translation MTKESLEKATFAGGCFWCMVKPFDTQPGIEKVVSGYTGGHTVNPTYKEVCSGTTGHTEAIQITFDPAVFPYEKLVEVYWQQTDPTDAAGQFVDRGDSYRPVIFYHNEEQKEIAEKSKAALDASGRFKKPIVTEIAKAETFYPAEEYHQDFYKKEKAHYEGYQVASGRAAFIDANWKG, from the coding sequence ATGACAAAAGAATCACTTGAAAAAGCAACATTTGCTGGAGGATGCTTTTGGTGTATGGTAAAACCTTTTGATACGCAACCGGGAATTGAAAAAGTTGTTTCGGGTTACACAGGCGGTCATACGGTTAATCCGACCTATAAAGAAGTTTGCAGCGGGACAACAGGACATACAGAAGCAATCCAAATCACATTTGATCCGGCGGTTTTTCCATATGAAAAATTAGTCGAAGTATATTGGCAACAAACCGATCCGACAGATGCAGCAGGCCAATTCGTTGACCGCGGCGATTCATATCGACCAGTTATTTTTTACCACAATGAAGAGCAAAAAGAAATTGCTGAAAAATCAAAAGCAGCCCTTGATGCGAGTGGTAGATTTAAAAAGCCAATTGTCACAGAAATTGCCAAAGCAGAAACATTTTATCCAGCAGAAGAATATCACCAAGATTTCTACAAAAAAGAAAAAGCGCACTATGAGGGATATCAAGTTGCTTCAGGTCGTGCTGCATTCATAGATGCCAACTGGAAAGGGTGA
- a CDS encoding SGNH/GDSL hydrolase family protein → MTKKKWLWLTGSVLVIALLVGAVFGIKYYKESKEIPINLVAMGDSLTEGVGDENKDGGYVGIIPKKLEEEPNVPSVKTSNYGVSGNKITQLEKRLKTNKDFQEDVKNANVITITIGGNDVMAILQSRLLNVNVGDFTKANKEFQQELETLLKDIRSYNKDAAIFLMGIYNPYTTYFSDIKQFDEIISDWNKASKKTIQQDSNAYFVPIAKVLEDRNADNKDQPNSLLSDDYFHPNHTGYEKMTTELDKAIVKQLNEGNIPK, encoded by the coding sequence ATGACAAAGAAAAAATGGCTGTGGCTTACAGGGAGCGTGCTTGTTATCGCGCTTCTTGTTGGCGCAGTTTTTGGTATCAAGTATTATAAAGAATCAAAAGAAATTCCGATTAACCTCGTTGCCATGGGTGATTCATTAACAGAAGGCGTCGGTGATGAAAACAAAGATGGTGGTTATGTAGGTATTATTCCAAAAAAACTAGAAGAAGAACCAAATGTCCCAAGTGTAAAAACGAGTAATTACGGGGTATCTGGAAACAAAATAACCCAACTGGAAAAACGTTTAAAAACAAACAAAGACTTCCAAGAAGATGTCAAAAATGCGAATGTAATAACAATCACCATTGGCGGAAATGATGTCATGGCTATTTTGCAATCGCGTCTTTTAAATGTAAATGTAGGTGATTTTACAAAAGCGAATAAAGAATTCCAACAAGAGCTAGAAACACTTTTAAAAGATATTCGTTCCTACAACAAAGATGCAGCAATATTTTTAATGGGTATTTACAATCCCTATACGACTTATTTCAGCGATATCAAACAATTTGACGAGATTATCTCTGATTGGAATAAAGCTTCTAAGAAAACAATCCAGCAAGATAGTAATGCTTATTTTGTACCTATCGCAAAAGTCTTAGAAGATCGAAATGCAGATAACAAAGATCAACCTAATTCACTATTGTCAGATGATTATTTCCATCCTAATCATACAGGATACGAGAAGATGACAACGGAATTAGACAAGGCCATCGTAAAACAATTAAACGAAGGCAATATTCCCAAATAG
- a CDS encoding heavy metal translocating P-type ATPase: MSDKYVRQDLNVFGMTCAACSTRIEKSLNKADGVEKANVNLVTENAAVYYDPEVTSTEDLIKVVKHAGYDAAEKMSKEEKDAVLEKNFKKEVRRFILSALLSLPLLLTMVTHIPYIHEMAFAETIGNWINPTIQLVLATIVQFYIGWRFYDGAYKALRGKSANMDVLVALGTSAAYFYSVVEYVRHIIDPSVMPHYYFETSAVLITLILLGKLLESYATSRTTESIAGLLELQAKEATVIREGKEWLVPVDSLKIGDVILVRPGEKVPMDAEIISGETSIDEAMITGEPVPVEKKPGDSVIGATINFDGAFQAKITKRMEETVLESIIRLVEEAQGIKAPIQRLADRISGIFVPIVLGIAAVTFIIWYLVTGTVDGSLEAAIAVLVIACPCALGLATPTAIMAGTGKGAESGILFKGGEHLERTSKVDTIVFDKTGTLTEGKLEVSDKKAANDQFFPYLFLMEQQSEHPIAKAIIKMLEPENMDVSAIKQGKIRAKAGHGMTGNLDDSKVELGAYRYVSSLTTIPKEDDELIESWMHAGKTVVAMAIDGVYAGALALSDTPRPEAKEAIQKLKAQGIKTAICSGDQSVVVENMAKDLGIDMFFAEQLPNDKSALVEKLQQDGHIVAFVGDGINDAPALAASDIGISIGTGTDIAIETGDVTLVSHRLTLIPETIELSKATMRNIRQNFFWALAYNCAGIPIAALGLLAPWVAGLAMAFSSVSVVTNALRLKRYKFKS; encoded by the coding sequence ATGAGTGATAAATATGTAAGACAAGATTTAAACGTTTTTGGAATGACTTGTGCGGCCTGTTCCACGAGAATTGAAAAATCGTTAAATAAAGCAGATGGTGTAGAAAAAGCGAATGTCAACTTAGTAACGGAAAACGCTGCTGTTTATTACGACCCGGAAGTTACATCGACAGAAGATCTAATTAAAGTTGTTAAACATGCGGGTTATGACGCTGCGGAAAAAATGTCCAAAGAAGAAAAAGATGCTGTATTAGAAAAGAATTTCAAAAAAGAAGTGAGACGTTTTATTCTTTCGGCGCTTCTTTCCTTGCCATTACTTCTTACCATGGTGACACATATTCCGTATATCCATGAAATGGCGTTTGCGGAAACGATAGGTAACTGGATTAATCCAACGATTCAATTAGTTCTTGCAACTATTGTTCAGTTTTATATTGGTTGGCGGTTTTACGATGGGGCTTATAAAGCGCTGCGAGGTAAAAGTGCGAATATGGATGTATTAGTCGCACTTGGGACATCTGCTGCATACTTCTATAGTGTGGTAGAGTATGTCCGCCATATAATTGACCCAAGCGTGATGCCACATTACTACTTTGAAACAAGTGCCGTGCTAATCACATTAATCTTATTAGGTAAACTGCTTGAATCATACGCAACTTCCAGAACAACGGAATCTATTGCTGGTTTACTTGAACTACAAGCAAAAGAAGCGACCGTTATTCGCGAAGGAAAAGAATGGTTAGTACCAGTAGATTCGTTGAAAATTGGCGACGTTATCCTTGTTCGTCCGGGTGAAAAAGTTCCGATGGATGCAGAAATTATTTCTGGTGAAACGAGTATTGATGAAGCCATGATTACTGGTGAACCTGTGCCTGTAGAGAAGAAACCAGGTGATTCTGTCATCGGCGCAACGATTAACTTTGACGGGGCTTTCCAAGCAAAAATTACGAAACGAATGGAAGAAACAGTTTTAGAATCCATTATTCGTTTGGTCGAGGAAGCGCAAGGTATTAAAGCACCAATTCAACGTTTAGCAGATAGAATTTCCGGCATATTTGTACCAATTGTACTTGGTATTGCTGCTGTAACATTTATTATTTGGTATCTTGTGACTGGAACAGTAGATGGTTCACTAGAAGCGGCTATTGCGGTATTAGTTATCGCCTGTCCCTGTGCACTTGGTCTTGCAACTCCAACTGCTATCATGGCTGGAACTGGTAAAGGCGCCGAAAGTGGGATATTATTTAAAGGTGGCGAACATTTAGAACGTACTTCCAAAGTAGATACTATCGTTTTTGATAAAACTGGTACTTTAACAGAAGGTAAACTGGAAGTGAGTGATAAAAAAGCAGCCAATGATCAGTTTTTCCCTTATTTATTCTTAATGGAACAACAATCAGAACATCCGATTGCTAAAGCGATTATTAAGATGTTAGAGCCTGAGAATATGGATGTATCCGCAATTAAACAAGGAAAAATCCGCGCGAAAGCAGGTCATGGGATGACTGGTAATTTGGATGATAGTAAGGTAGAACTGGGTGCTTACCGCTATGTTTCTTCCCTTACAACAATCCCAAAAGAAGACGATGAATTAATCGAAAGTTGGATGCATGCAGGAAAAACTGTCGTAGCAATGGCAATTGATGGCGTTTATGCAGGTGCTCTAGCTTTATCCGATACACCACGACCTGAAGCAAAAGAAGCAATCCAAAAACTAAAAGCTCAAGGTATTAAAACAGCGATTTGTTCTGGTGATCAATCTGTTGTCGTAGAAAATATGGCCAAAGATTTAGGCATAGATATGTTCTTTGCCGAACAACTACCGAACGATAAGAGTGCATTAGTCGAGAAACTGCAACAAGACGGTCATATTGTTGCATTCGTTGGTGATGGTATTAATGATGCTCCGGCTCTTGCAGCAAGTGATATTGGTATTAGTATTGGAACTGGAACAGACATTGCGATTGAAACAGGGGATGTAACACTTGTAAGTCACCGTTTAACGCTCATTCCAGAAACAATAGAACTTTCCAAAGCAACCATGCGAAATATCCGTCAAAACTTTTTCTGGGCACTTGCTTATAATTGTG
- a CDS encoding YozE family protein, with protein MGRSFYHFLMTYRDPKLTDQKTEFANNAYRDHSFPKQTRNYHILCDYLEFNAPYLPGMSIFDELWDAYLLDEEKNKH; from the coding sequence TTGGGAAGATCATTTTATCATTTTTTAATGACATATCGGGACCCGAAGCTAACAGATCAGAAAACGGAATTTGCCAACAATGCATACCGAGATCATAGTTTTCCAAAGCAAACGAGAAATTACCATATTCTTTGTGACTATCTGGAGTTTAATGCGCCGTATTTACCGGGAATGTCTATTTTCGATGAACTTTGGGATGCTTATTTGCTAGATGAAGAGAAAAACAAACACTAG
- the msrB gene encoding peptide-methionine (R)-S-oxide reductase MsrB: MDESKKNERLQQLTDIQYNVTQKAGTERPFQNEFYDNEAKGIYVDIVSGKPLFSSNDQYDAGCGWPSFTKPIDEAEVIENRDLTHGMIRTEVKSADADSHLGHVFPDGPQDKGGLRYCINSAALRFIPVDKLEEEGYQAYKKIFE, encoded by the coding sequence ATGGATGAAAGTAAAAAGAACGAGCGCCTTCAACAACTAACAGATATACAATATAATGTGACCCAAAAAGCGGGTACCGAACGTCCATTTCAAAATGAATTTTATGATAATGAGGCAAAAGGCATTTATGTAGATATCGTTTCAGGAAAGCCGCTTTTTTCATCCAATGACCAGTACGATGCTGGCTGTGGTTGGCCGAGCTTTACTAAGCCAATTGACGAAGCAGAAGTTATTGAAAATCGAGATTTGACCCATGGTATGATTCGGACGGAAGTGAAATCTGCTGATGCTGATTCCCATTTAGGGCATGTTTTTCCAGATGGACCACAAGATAAGGGTGGACTTCGCTACTGCATTAACTCCGCAGCGCTCAGATTCATACCTGTGGATAAGTTAGAAGAAGAAGGCTACCAAGCATATAAGAAAATCTTTGAATAA
- the csoR gene encoding copper-sensing transcriptional repressor CsoR produces MKHDQPIVPRKEDETKLLQNRLRRIEGQIRGIAQMVEDDRYCTDILVQISAANKALKNVGLQVLEHHTAHCVVDAAKNGEDDVMEDLLKAIRQFSKT; encoded by the coding sequence ATGAAACACGACCAACCAATTGTTCCACGCAAAGAAGATGAAACGAAATTACTTCAAAATCGTTTGCGACGTATCGAAGGCCAAATCCGCGGTATTGCTCAAATGGTCGAGGATGATAGATATTGTACAGACATTTTAGTTCAAATTTCAGCAGCTAATAAAGCACTCAAAAATGTTGGTTTACAAGTACTAGAACATCATACAGCACACTGTGTTGTAGATGCAGCAAAAAATGGGGAAGATGACGTAATGGAGGATTTACTTAAAGCAATACGTCAATTTTCGAAAACCTGA
- a CDS encoding helix-turn-helix transcriptional regulator has translation MIPIELSPRQHQIVAYVRANEPATGDSIAAHLKLTRATIRADLSILTMTGILDARPKVGYFYSGLETNPIHFDEIRQLKVADIMTQPFFAKKETSVYDAIVMLFMEDIGSLYVIDEELLVGLVSRKDLLKGALADADTKATPIATIMTRMPNLVTVTKNDTVLHAAEQLVFHQIDSLPVLENAKVVGKISKTRITALFVDTIKKV, from the coding sequence GTGATTCCCATCGAACTTTCTCCTAGACAACATCAAATTGTTGCCTATGTTCGCGCGAATGAGCCTGCTACTGGTGACTCTATCGCTGCTCATTTGAAATTAACACGTGCCACCATTCGAGCTGACTTGTCAATTTTAACCATGACTGGCATTTTAGATGCTCGTCCAAAAGTTGGTTACTTTTACTCTGGCTTAGAAACTAATCCGATTCACTTTGATGAAATTCGGCAGTTGAAAGTTGCTGACATTATGACCCAACCATTTTTCGCAAAAAAAGAAACAAGCGTTTATGATGCCATCGTTATGCTCTTTATGGAAGATATTGGTAGTTTATACGTCATTGATGAAGAGCTTTTAGTTGGACTTGTCTCCAGAAAAGATTTACTAAAAGGTGCGCTTGCTGATGCGGACACGAAAGCGACTCCCATTGCGACAATTATGACACGGATGCCCAACCTCGTTACTGTTACGAAAAACGACACTGTGTTACATGCCGCGGAACAACTCGTTTTCCACCAAATTGATTCACTTCCCGTTCTAGAAAACGCAAAAGTCGTCGGAAAAATTTCAAAAACTCGCATTACTGCATTATTTGTAGATACGATAAAAAAGGTTTAA
- a CDS encoding DegV family protein produces MRKIKIITDSTAGLTLEEVAKWNIDVLYLTVEIDGQIYNPKTDITPEEFMVRMAETKELPKSSQPAIGSFVEAYEKYTAEGYEILSIHLTEKLSGTVNAARQAADMVEGNITVVDCDYTARGQAFQVLKAAEMAQSGDYSVEEIHAKINDIRDKTKLYIVVVTLDNLIKGGRVGRMQGFLGSLLNIKLIAKLTDGQLEEETKVRSNKKVLQYCLNLIKDEPKKIQHLDVVHANGLNLADDFIAESKEITGLTEIPLFFADPVISTHAGTGAFAFMYYTD; encoded by the coding sequence ATGAGAAAAATAAAAATTATCACAGACTCAACTGCTGGACTAACATTAGAAGAAGTAGCAAAATGGAATATTGATGTTTTATATTTAACCGTAGAAATTGATGGGCAAATATACAACCCTAAAACAGACATTACACCAGAAGAATTTATGGTGCGAATGGCAGAAACAAAAGAATTACCAAAATCTTCCCAACCTGCTATCGGTTCTTTTGTCGAAGCATACGAAAAATATACGGCAGAGGGCTACGAAATTCTTTCTATCCACTTAACCGAAAAACTAAGTGGTACTGTAAACGCGGCACGTCAAGCAGCAGATATGGTGGAAGGAAATATTACTGTAGTAGACTGCGATTATACAGCACGTGGGCAAGCATTCCAAGTATTAAAAGCAGCTGAAATGGCTCAGTCTGGTGATTATTCTGTAGAAGAAATTCATGCGAAAATTAATGACATTCGTGACAAAACAAAACTTTATATCGTTGTCGTAACACTCGATAATTTAATTAAAGGTGGACGTGTTGGCCGGATGCAAGGCTTCTTAGGTAGCCTTTTAAATATCAAATTAATTGCCAAATTAACAGACGGACAATTGGAAGAAGAAACCAAAGTCCGCAGCAACAAAAAAGTATTACAATATTGCCTAAATCTAATTAAAGATGAACCGAAAAAAATTCAGCATCTAGATGTTGTTCATGCAAATGGACTTAATTTGGCGGATGATTTCATCGCTGAATCAAAAGAAATAACCGGTTTAACAGAAATTCCACTATTTTTTGCAGACCCAGTCATTTCCACGCATGCTGGAACTGGTGCGTTTGCATTTATGTACTATACTGACTAA
- a CDS encoding M15 family metallopeptidase: MSSLLTIALAVSISCVHTVEDQYFGGTNADSIAKVEQKSSGNQTLAELEKDPLYPYIDKQNKLTEKNGIKYIENEENMLVLANKDYSLQPTYTPPDLVRPNVTFSFGSQQVEKAQLRKEAATALEEMFVAANKDGKKLFAVSGYRSYKRQQEVFQAEVNAKGDQKAREAVAYPGTSEHQTGLAMDISSENQSYELTEAFGTTPEGKWLQENAHNYGFILRYMKGREAITKYQYESWHYRYVGKDAATIIYENNWTLEEFFEHVKALQKKVDAAK, from the coding sequence ATGAGTTCTTTATTAACAATTGCTTTAGCTGTTAGCATCAGTTGTGTCCACACAGTGGAAGATCAATATTTTGGTGGCACAAATGCTGATTCAATCGCTAAAGTGGAACAAAAATCGTCAGGCAATCAAACACTTGCGGAATTAGAAAAAGACCCACTTTATCCATATATTGATAAACAAAATAAATTAACTGAAAAAAATGGTATAAAGTATATTGAAAATGAGGAAAACATGTTGGTTTTAGCTAACAAAGATTATTCATTGCAACCAACATATACCCCCCCTGACTTGGTTCGTCCGAATGTAACATTCTCTTTTGGCAGCCAACAAGTCGAAAAAGCACAATTAAGAAAAGAAGCAGCAACTGCATTAGAAGAAATGTTCGTAGCTGCGAACAAAGATGGTAAGAAACTATTCGCCGTATCGGGTTATCGATCGTACAAACGCCAACAAGAAGTATTCCAAGCTGAAGTAAATGCTAAAGGGGACCAAAAAGCGAGAGAAGCAGTAGCGTATCCAGGGACTAGCGAACATCAAACTGGTTTAGCGATGGATATCTCCTCAGAAAACCAATCATATGAACTGACAGAAGCATTCGGAACAACTCCTGAAGGCAAATGGTTGCAAGAAAATGCCCACAATTATGGTTTTATCTTGCGTTATATGAAAGGGCGAGAAGCTATCACGAAGTACCAATATGAATCTTGGCATTATCGTTATGTTGGTAAAGATGCGGCAACGATTATTTACGAAAACAACTGGACTTTAGAAGAATTTTTTGAACATGTTAAGGCACTTCAAAAGAAAGTAGATGCCGCAAAATAA
- a CDS encoding Gfo/Idh/MocA family protein — translation MLKIAVVGLGGIAQKAYLPVFAEMENIEVHLYTRDAQKLKHLSEKYRFDHYHQSIHSMIESGVNAAFVHSSTASHPEVIRTFLANHIPVYVDKPIADNLAEVEELTRLAEEQNTLLMTGFNRRYAPKYQELKALTDTNMIIMQKNRAAQPGEARTFIYDDFIHVIDTVRFLLDAKIEQLHVVPVWQENLLASITVQITAGGKVATAIMNRDSGVNEERLAVMTPSAKYEVENVTETHIYEGTTERFERFGDWETTLYKRGFVSIIQAFLTAVRNGEKAPISKEDALETHRLAEEILRKIEN, via the coding sequence ATGTTAAAAATAGCGGTAGTAGGGCTTGGCGGCATTGCACAAAAAGCATATTTGCCAGTTTTTGCTGAAATGGAAAATATCGAGGTACATCTTTACACGAGGGATGCGCAGAAATTAAAGCACTTAAGTGAGAAATATCGTTTTGATCATTATCATCAAAGTATTCATTCTATGATTGAGTCTGGCGTGAATGCAGCGTTTGTTCATTCATCTACAGCAAGCCACCCAGAAGTAATCCGGACTTTTCTAGCAAATCATATTCCAGTTTATGTGGATAAACCAATTGCCGACAATTTAGCCGAAGTAGAAGAATTAACACGCCTAGCTGAAGAACAAAATACGTTACTTATGACTGGCTTTAATCGCCGTTACGCGCCAAAATATCAAGAATTAAAAGCCTTAACAGATACCAACATGATTATTATGCAAAAAAATCGCGCGGCGCAACCGGGTGAGGCTCGTACATTTATTTATGACGATTTTATTCATGTCATTGATACCGTGCGTTTTTTACTAGATGCCAAAATAGAACAGTTACATGTCGTTCCGGTATGGCAAGAGAATCTTCTAGCAAGTATAACGGTACAAATTACAGCGGGAGGTAAAGTGGCAACGGCGATTATGAACCGAGATAGCGGCGTGAACGAAGAACGATTAGCAGTGATGACCCCGAGCGCCAAATATGAAGTAGAAAATGTTACGGAAACGCATATTTATGAAGGGACAACAGAACGGTTTGAGCGTTTTGGAGATTGGGAAACGACGCTTTACAAAAGAGGTTTTGTATCTATCATCCAAGCCTTCTTAACGGCCGTGCGAAATGGGGAGAAAGCACCAATTTCCAAAGAAGATGCTCTAGAGACACATCGACTTGCAGAAGAAATTCTACGTAAAATCGAAAATTAA